From the genome of Alkalimarinus coralli:
TGAGTCAGCATAAGGCCTTACCCATATTGCTATAAAAACCATAGAGGGAAAGGATAATGTGGTGCCAATAAGTTCTCACTAAATCAATCAAACTGGACGAAAACAGAGGTTATGGCTATGGACAATAAGGATAAAAAAATCGCATTGGTAACAGGTGGCACAGGTGGCATTGGAACTGCCATATGTCAGCGGTTGGCAGCTGATGGTATGAAAGTAATCGCAACGTACAGCAGGGCAGAAAAGAAAGATCAGGCAGAGCAGTGGCGGTCTGAACAAATAGAACTAGGGTACGATGTCGAGTTGGTTTGTGTGAATGTGGCAGATTTTAACTCTTGCGAACTGGCTGCAGCAGACATTGCCAAGCGTATTGGGGATGTTGATGTTGTCGTCAATAATGCCGGGATTACCCGAGATTCCGTGATGAAAAAGATGGCCGTAGGACAGTGGGACTCAGTGCTTCAAACCAACCTGAATAGTGTGTTTAATATCACTAAGCAATTTCTTGATGGGATGATTGCAAGACAGTATGGCCGTGTGATCAACATCTCGTCAATAAACGCGCAAAAAGGGCAGTTTGGTCAGGTTAACTACTCTGCGGCCAAGGCCGGAATGCATGGTTTTACTAAAGCGTTGGCTCAGGAAGTTGCCAGGAAAGGGATTACGGTTAACACTATATCGCCTGGATATATTGCGACAAGCATGATCATGGCGATTGAGGAGAGCATAAGAGATAAAATTGAGGCGCAGATTCCTATCGGTCGATTTGGTCAACCAGAAGAAATTGCCCGAGTTGTTTCGTTTCTAGCGGATGAAGATGCTGGTTTTATTACAGGGTCAAATATTTCGGCTAATGGCGGCCAACACATGTTTTAGCCCTGCTGCTGACAAATAAGGAACTCTATAAAAGGAGTTCCTTATCTACTTTAAGCCACTGCCCTGAACCACTGCAGCAGAATTCATTTGGATAAATTCCTTTGTGTCAGTTTTGCCTGATTAGATCAAGGAATGCCTGTTTTTCCTTTTCAAACCCTTTGCGTAAGAGAATAGGTGTTGTTTCTCGGTTTCTTACCCCACCCATAATTTTTTTCAATGCTTGATCATCGAGCTCTTTGCTCACATTTAAATCGTGAATCGTTAAGGTTGACATACGTCCCTCCTCGCAGCAATTGTACCCTTCAGTAAGCTGGCAACAGCGATCCTGCATGGCTCCAACTGACGACATAATAAGTCAGCCAATCACCACTTTAAGTATAGTCAATTCTCGCGGTATTGTTATTTAAGAAATGAGTAGGCCAGTATGCCTAACAATAGTGATGATAAAAAACCTATCGTTAGCCAGGCCCAAGGGGGCAGGTTATGGGCGTGTTCTTCGGTAGATCCTTTTATGGTGTACTCTGATGTTTCTTCAGGTTGGGAGTAGAGTACCGTCTTGTCTACGTCGCCTTTGTCGCCTTTGTCGCCTTTGTCGCCTTTGTCGCCTTTGTCGCCTTTGTCGTCTTTGTCTTCTTTGTCTTCTTGGTTGCCTTTGTTACTGTCACTGGGCGCTGCCATTAGCACGGTCTGCTCAGCCAGTGAATTGTCATCGGTTTCAAATAGCTGTGTCTGGTCAATATCTGAAGGTTCTAGCAATGACGTGTTATCATCTAGAATAGTCTCATCGTTGCCTTCAATGTTAGGTTCCGAAGTGGGGGGGATTTGCGAGAACTCCGAATGAGTCGTGCTGTGAAGTTGGGTTATATCTTGCTCGTCATCTCTGAATACCGTGCTTTCCTCAGGTTCAACAGTGAGCTCTGCTGACGATGGCCCGAGTAATTCAAATGAGATTTTATCAAACATGATCTCGTCGCCAGGCCTGGCGAGAGCAGACTTTACCTTTTGCTGATTAATGAAGGTGCCGTTGGCCGAGTCTAAATCCAAAACTCTCAGCTGGTCACCTTCAATGGTCAACACTGCATGCTTTCTCGACAATAGCCCATCAAGAATAACCAGGTCGCAATCCGGGCTTCGTCCAACAGTGGTTTCTTCTTGAAGAGGAACGTGCTGACTGTTTAAGAGATCAGACTCCTTTTTTAAAGCCCAGTCGCCCGGACGGTACTTTTCTGGCTCTGATATCTCAATTTCAACAGATGCAAGCTTTATCCGATCCCACGGCTGTAGTTCTTTATTCCTTGAAATACGGCTGCCGTTAACGTAAGTACCGTTCTTGCTAAGTAAATCTGAGAGCGTTATGCGGTTTTCTTCTATCGAGAGTTCAGCATGAAAGTCGGACACGCCGGGTTCGTCAATGACGATATCATTGCTTTTATCATGGCCCAGTGAAAGGGTGCCTCCGGTTATTTTGGCTGGAGGCTTGTCTATGTTGAGAAACTGTAATAACAACATATTGATACCTTATCGGATAGCTATTTAAACGCTTCTTATGTCGTCGATAAAAGTACAAACAAGCAGACTAATAGCAACAACAGCGAAGCGAAAAGCACAATGTTTCGAACTATCTTTTTTCCTTCAGATTTACCTGTTCTATCGCCCCCTTTTTGTGATCGTTTATTTATTGCGAAAGCCGTCTGGCTGGAGGTGTTGTCATGGAGGGGAGCGTGATCGTGAGGTATTGTTTGATCATCGGTAGGGTTCTGTGCTGTTTGAGTGCCTAAGTACGAAATGAGCAATACGCTAATGTTGTCTCTTCCTCCATGACTCAATGCTGCGTCAATTAGCAAGTCTGCGATGTCTTGGGCGGGTAGGCTTCGGCTAACAATATTATCAATTTCACTGTCCTTTAACTCACCATGCAGCCCATCGCTGCACAGCAGGATTTTTTGCCCTTGACGCCATTGACCGGTACGGACATCAACCTTAATCTCTTTGTTGACCATGCCCAATGCCTGCACAATGACATTCGACTTGGGGTGCCCCCACGACGCATCAGCAGAGAGCTCTCCGTTATTCACGAGCTGCTGTACATAGGAGTGATCTTGAGTTAGGCGAGTGAGTGATTTATCCCAAATGTAGGCTCGGCTGTCGCCTACCCAGGCGACTTCATAACTCGATTGATCGTTACACTTGAGCGCAACGATTGTTGAGCCCATTCCAGTAAGCTCTTGATTGTTTTCTGCAGCCTTAATAATCGATTTGTGAGCGGCTAATATTGATTCGGTTAAAGGCCGGTTACGTTTAATGCTGGATACAACTTCCTGTACTGCAATACGGCTTGCGACTTCGCCTCCTTTGGCGCCACCCATCCCATCAGCGACAACCCATAGCCCTATTTCTGGGGCTGACTTATAGTTATCTTCGTTCTGTTTCCTTTTCTTACCAACATTCGTCCCACCACCAAAACTGAATCTGGACATATGGTGTGCCTCAAGTACGCCATGAAGCAAAGTGGGGTTGGTAAACTGTTGCAACGGCGCTGCTTCTAAATATGTTAAAACGTCAACCTGGCTCCAAAGGTAAAGATAGTATTGTCTACGTTGTCTAAACCGACAGGGGTTTCAACATCAAAATAAGCCTGACCATCCCTGTATACTGTTGTGAAACCTAAACCAACAGTGAAAAAATCTTCATCAGGTTCGTCTGTATTGAGTGTATAGGTCGTATTAAGCGGGTCGAATACATATTGAAATGATAGCGCTCTGGAATCATTCTTAAACTCATGGTGCCAGTCTGCTCTGGCGTAAGGAATAAACACTCCCCAGCTGGTGCTGGAGTTATAGGCTGCTTTGCCTCCGATGACCGTTTGCAATGAGTCAACTGACTGGTCAGACACAGCCATGTTAAGCTCTGGGCTGGCACCGCCGGTTTCCGAATATCCGTCTACTTCCACGTCGAGGTAGCGCAGCTGGGCATAGGGAGTATAGTCCATTGACCCTTGATTGATGGTGTACCCTGAACCCACATAAAAATTTATCTGGTCTCCATCTGTGCTGCCGCTAGCGGTTGAATTGACACTTGCAACAGCAGGGTTATTTGAACTGTATACGATGGAGCGCTTGGAATCGTAATCATAAATGCCATAGCCGAGTGAGCTATCGATATACAGATTGTTGATATAGTAGGTTCCGTATAGCGTGAAGTTGTATCCGTCTACATCCTGAGAGCCACCATTGTTGTCGAAGTCAGCCTCTGCGTCTGTATAACCAAGCGCAACACCGCCCACCAAGGTGTTAGTAAATCGATAGTCGATTCCAGCGGTTAGGCCTAGACTATCAATATCAAAGCCTGTCTGCCTGCCGGTTGCGTCGCGTTCCCCGGTAGAGTAGACCCCACTGATGAACACACCCCAAGGGCCAAATGCATCACCGGCGCTGCCCCCAGTCGGCGCATTGTTCAGCTCGGCAAAACTAAATTCATCATCACCAGACTGGAGTTGAAGTCCACTCAAGCTGACTCCACTGGCTCCTGCATGAATGTCAGAAAATCGCGTCTGAATATTGGAAAGCTGTTCATTTGACGTACGCGTAGCCCAGTCTCCTTGAGCACCGACCTCTTCATCCGCAAGTTGCCCCATGGCGTCGCCTAGTTCTTCTTGAGTTAAACTTAGCGAATTACCCGTGCCTGGTGTCCCGGTTATTTCATTTGAAGTATTGACCATCTCTCTGCAACGAAAAAAAAGTTGTTGTTCATTACCGCTGAGCTGGCCGTTACTGTTAAGAGCGCCTAACTGTGGACAGACAACATCAATTGCACCTGCCATTGAATTTTGAACTTCGTTGCCGAAATCTATAGTGCCCAGACTGGTAGCCAAAACATTTGGGCTTATCAAAAGAGCAATTGCCGAGCAGTGATAGAGGGAATTTTTACGTTTTAGATCAGTTGGTTGCGAATCGGTTTGTAGGTTCATCGTATTTCCCCTTAGGGTGTTATTAAGAAATAACTTACGAATGCGTTAATGAGAGTTTATATAGTTAACAGACTCACTATTTGCAAGAAAAATGGTTAAATAATGATCACCTTCTAAGATGTAAATTAAGTGACTAAACATCGGGTGAGTATGATGGGTAAGCATGAAGAACTGGAAATGATCCTTTCCCGGCATCAGCGATGGCTTGAGTCTGAAGAGCGCGATGGTAGTCGAGCCGACTTGTCGGGTGCATCACTCGATGGTGCAAATCTAGTGGGTAAAACACTGAGTGGCGTCGATTTCTCAGGGGCGTCGTTAGTGGGGGCTGATTTATCAGGTGCTCGATTGGTTCACGCGAAGTTCACTGGAGCCGATTTGGCGGGGGTTAATTTATCAAAAGCAGACCTGCTGTTGGCAGACTTTACCGGCGCTAATTTGAAAGGGGCTAACCTGACGGATGCAACCCCCAACCTGGATACTGCGCTGGTTAGAACCCGAAGAGGGCCTAGATTCAAAGATTCGGATTTGACCGGGGCAAATTTATCAGGGGCGTACTGCTATATTTCTGACTTCTCTGGCGCAAAACTTACAGATTGCCTGTTTAATAAAAGTTATCTGGTAAGAGCAAACCTTTCACATTTGGATCTTCAACATAACCCGTTCAATATGGCGGTGCTGTCAAAGGCAGATCTAAGTTATGCGAACCTGCAGCATGCCGACTTCACTCACTCTGTGTTAGATCATGCAAATTTAAGCTATACCACATTGAGCCAGGCTTCGTTGAAGGGCGCAAACCTGAAAGGAGCCAATCTGGATAATGCGCAGGTGGAAGGCATTCAATATGACCGAAAAGGAATTTATCGCGGATCACGTGTAGCCACATGTTATGGCAGTAGCCGTTTTAGACGATTCGCACAAGATCAGGACTTTATTGAAGAGTTCCGCGAGGCCCACCCAGTCTATTACGGCTTTTGGCTCGCGCTGACAGACTGTGGGCGATCAATGACCCGTGTAGTCAGCTGGTCAATTGGTTTTGCAATATTATTTGGCTGCATATTTTATTCATTAGGCGAATCGGCGTTTGACATAGCTAACCAAACCACACTCCCTTGGAGCCTGTTCACGATGGTCTACTACAGTGTTGTAACGTTTACTACGCTGGGTTTTGGCGACATTACGCCGACAACGCCGCTGTCTGCAGCAGTGGTCATGATCGAAGTGGTCGTTGGCTACTTGATGTTGGGCATACTTATTTCAATTTTGGCTGACAAAGTGGCGAGGCGAAGCTAACCGGTTGCCGATGCCGACCGATTGATGGAACTAATGCAGTATCAGTATCTAGCTCGTCAGAAATCTGTGGCAGAGCAAGCCAAAAAATAGTTGGGCATGGCTGACAGTTACCGGGTTTTTGTTTGTTTATACGTAACAGTTTTCAAAAAATTCCTGCAATAAGAAAATAGTCTAATCGTTAGTTGTGTGTATCCTTCCTTTTGCAACTAGGCTATAGCCTATAGGAATCAGGCGATTTCAAAATACTTGGTGAACGTGAATATCTGGTGGCACTGCATTTGCTCAAGCTAATGCAATTCCTGCTTTGTTAAAGCAGTTGCTACTAAATTACAACCAGGTCGCTGTTCATGAAAACACTGCACTTAGTCATCTCTGAGTTGTCAGCACTCAGACATATCTTTCGCCTAGGGCAAATGAGCCTCATTACACTTTTGGCTGCTTGTGCCTCTCCCTATCAACCTGAGTACACTCAACCGGCTGTGCCTGAGAAAGAAGCGTGGAAAGCAAGTATTCCTGACTCACAGGATGTTATCAGGCCAGACTGGTGGGCGGGCTTTGAGGACGCATACCTAAACCAACTTGTTGATCAAGCGGTAGCAGGTGACTATGACTTGAAATTACTCGCAACAAGAATAGAAATTGCAGCAGCGGCGGCAGGTGTTGAGCGTGCCAATGCGCTTCCTAAATTCTCACCTGATGCAAGTAAGCGGTTTCAGCGTGACCCAACAGGAGACAGCGACACTTACTCTCTGAGTTTCAGCTCAAGCTGGGAGCTTGATGTATGGGGGCGTGTGCAAAAAGGTATCGAATCTAAAGAGTCCGAGTTCCGAGCCACGGAAGCTGATTGGGTGGCAGGTTACCTCAAGCTGGTTGCCGATGTTTCCAGTAAGTACTTTGAGATTAGAAAGCTTGATAGACAGATTGAGCAACAGAAAAAATCCATTGAACAGAACGATAAAATCTTGGCCATCTACCAATTTCAAATTGCTGAAGGGTTAGTGTCGAAGTCCAAAGTATTACAGCAAGAAGCCGAAGCGTTTAGCAAGCATAAAGAGTTGTTGGAGTTTAAACGGCAGCGGGATGTCGCAGAGAATCAACTGGCCACGTTGTTGGGTGTGCCATCAGGGGAGTTTAACGTACCTACCGATGTGACTCAAAACGAGATTGTGATACCCGCAGTGCCGGTTGGCTTGCCGTCAACGCTTCTATCAAGGCGACCAGATATTATCGCTCAGGAATACCGGGTACTGGCGGCTTATCAATTATTGGGGCAGGCGAAACTGGAAAAACTGCCCAAGTTCAGTTTAACCGCCGATGGGGGTGTTTCGAGTAATACGCTAAGTCAACTATTGAATAAGTGGTCGTTGGGCTTGGCTCCTTCAGTTTCGATCCCGATTTTTGATAAATCTATCAGCGCCAATATCAGAAGTAACGAGGCTCAGGTAAAGCTGGCGGAAGATCAATACCGACAAACCGTGATCAAGGCTTTTGAAGAGGTCGAGACCACACTGGTTAATATTGCGTCACGAAAAGAGCAACGCAATAGCTTGTTACTGCAGGTCGAAAATCTGGAAGTGGTCAATCGAAATACCAATACACAATTGAAAGAAGGGCTGGTGTCCCAGCTAGAGGTTTTTGAAGTTGAAAGAACACTTTTATCGGCAAAACAGAGTGTATTAGATGTTGATCAGCAAATTCTGGCTGACACCGTGAAGCTTTATAAAGCGTTAGGAGGGGGCTGGTCCGAAACTGACATTCGCTAGCCAATTTCAAACCACCATTTCTTGATACTCAAATGAGTGAAAGAAAATGAACTTATATTTAAAACCTGTTGGTGAGCTGGATATAGAAGATATACATATTCAGGATCATTTGTTCGCAGTCGGGCGGAAAGAGCCACCGTTTAGTGCTTGCGGAGATGCGTCTGTCGCCAAGCTATCAAGAAAGCACGCCCGTATCTTCGAAGAGAATGGGAAGGTTTATGTTGTTGATCTGGGTAGCATGAATGGGACTAAACTCAACGGCCATTCGGTGTCAGGTGAACCTCAAACATTGGCACACGGAGATCGGGTCGAGTTTGCCGGAATGGCATTCACGGTTGAGATCGAAGGGCAAACAAACGAGCCTGATGAAGCGGTGAATGATGATATCGCTGTGGTATTGACACCTGAAAATGAGCGTGATGGAAAACCTATATTGGTGACTGACTTTCCATTTCTTGTCAGCAAATCAGAAGGTGTGTTTTACGACAACAAGGCACGGTTTTCATCCGTATTTAAATATATATCAAGACGACATGCCTACCTGTTTTTGAAAGAGGGGCGCATTTTCCTTGAAGACCTCAATAGTACTAATGGAACGTTCAAGGGCGATACAAAGCTTGAAGATGAGCCTGTGGAATTAATTAGCGGGGACAGCATTGCATTTGGCAATGGCCAACTCAGGTTTAACGTAAAGCTGGTACAGCCTGATAAACAACTTACAGATAGCCCCAGTTTAGCCGCAGTGCAGAGCGAAGATAAAGATGTAACCTCAGTGCACGAAGATCAGGGTATTGCGCCTAAAGATGATGCTGAATCTGCATCGACTTCGGGTTCGATATCGAAGCAAAGTTCTATTGCCAATCAAGACGCGCAAGGTGATATTTCGAGATCACAATTTAGTGACTTTGATGTTGAACCGGGCACGATACTAGTGGATAAGGCGAGCCCATTTCTTGATATTTTTTGCGCAGAGGGCCAACAGAATGAGCCGTCGGAAGATGCTGAAAATGCAGCCGAAAGTCATCCTGCTGAGCCAGCATCAGGCGGGGAAAAATCAACATTTTGGTGCCGCCTATCGATATTTTTCTTTGAGTTAACGTCGGCGTTAAAAGGGGATGGTTCGGGAGGGGCAGAATCGTCCCGTTCGAAGAGCAAAAAAGAGTTTGTTATCGGTCTTTTAGTGATTTCAGGTGCTGCGGTGCTGATTACGATTCTGCTAACCCGAGAATCCGCTGAGCGGGATATTCAACGGCTGATTGCCGAAGGGCAGTTTCAGCAGGCTGCCACCATCGCAAACCAATACCTTGAAGACAATCCTGAAGATCAGTTTGTCATTCCTCTAGCATACGAAGCCCTGTTAAGGTCAGTCATTCCTGAATGGCAGCACTTGTTAGACGAAGGCCGGTTTGACGACTCTGAAAGGCGGCTTGAGCAAGCCATTAGAGACAACCCTCACAATCGCTATGGTGTACAGGCGTTACGGTTACTTCAATTAGTGGGGGATTATGAGAGGTTCTTTTTCAGTAGGAATGGTCAGCCACTTACTCATATGTATGAGACGGAAGAGCAGATTAGTTCACTCATATCAACATGGGATGCCGATGCGGACAAGTATCGGCAAATTATGAATCGGGTATCCGCTTCTGTCGATCAGTTTAAAAAACGTCACACTCTGTTTTATAGCCAACTAAGGGCGTTACGCTCAGAGCATGATCTATATAGCGGCCCCATCAGAGCCCTCACCCAAAAAGTCACAACCTATCTTGATGCTGCGGATGCAGAAAAACTAAAAACAGAAATTAATCGCTTTATTGAAAAATACCCGGACTTAGGTGGTGTGGCAGAGCTGAGAAGTGACCTCAACAGCTACCTTTTGATTAAAGCGGCGGCTGACAAAGGTGATCCTATCGCGTTAAAGGAGTTGGCTGATCACCTTGGTTTTAACACCCCGCCGTTTAAGCAGAAAGTACAGTCGTTACTGGTAAATATTCCAACGGATGAGTTTATTCAACAAATTAGACAAGCAGACAAATTGTGGGCGGACGGAGAGCTGAGTCAAGCGATCGAGAGGCTACAGGCACTCAATGACAAATCCGAAACGCAGCTGGTTAGCACCTTGATTGAGCGCTATCAGAACATTTTGACGCACTGGAAGGGAATGGGGGGAGAGGGAGGCAACTATACACAAAGCCAGCTTATTGAAATTTACCCCCTTTTAGAGAAGCAAAAAGATGTGTATTTGTGGTCGCTACTTGAGAGTCAATTTAAGTTAATTGAGTCAACGATCATTGAGCAGGCGGACAAACACTATGAACTGGCTCGTGATAACTGGGCCAGATACCTGGACAACGGCGGAATATGGGGCGCACTGAGGCTGGAAACTGATATATCTTCGACCTACCGAACTCAGGCCAAGCTGCTCTCTGATGCATACAACGAAGTGTCGAAAGGGGCTGCGTTATTGGCCTCAATGGATATACCCAAAGATCAGCCCTTGGCCGCGTTTGAAGACCAGGTAAAAGGCGAAGCCAAAAGGCAGCGAAAGTGGATTAATGACCTGCACTTAGTACTTGATCAAAAAATACGTGATGAGAAAGTCAGCCAGCTTCCACAAGAAGGGGGGGAGTGAGATGACCGCGCCAAAACCAACGCTGCATTCATTGTCTCATGCCATCGAGGATCATAGTCCTGAAGGCGTCGATATTCTCACTTCAGAACCGTCCCGCTTTGCCATTGGAACTATTTACCTGCTGTTCTCACTGGTTTTTGTTTGGGGTATATGGTCATTTTTTGGACGCTCAGATGTGATAGTGACAACGCCGGGTGTGCTCTCTCCTGAGGCAACTATCCGCCGGGTTTATGCCCCTGTCAAAGGCGAGTTGGTTGATATTTATATTTCAGAGGGTGCACCCGTTGCAAAAGATGATGTGCTGGCGCGAATTAATGCCAGAGATGCCGTCGCGCTGGCATCAAAAGCGATGGAAGCGCAGCTTAAACTGTCGGAAGCAGAGCGTGAAATGAAGCTGTTCCCGATACAAAAACGCTTGCTGGAACGAAAGGTCGCCGCCATTAAAGCAAAGCTCGAAATAGAAGAGGAGAAACACAAAATTCGAGTGGCAGATGGTCTTGAAAAGTTGGCTGGCTCACACCGCAAGCAGCTGGCAAAAGAGGAGTCAGTATTAAAGAATGCCGCCCAGGTTAGAGATGCCGCAAAGAAAAACTGGGAACGTTTCCAACGGCTCTTCAACAGCCCGGGAGGGGGAGGCATATCTCTAAAACAGGTGAATGAAGAGAAGTCCAAATATCGTAATGCGCAGGCAAATTTTGAGCAAGCGGCCGCGAAGCTAAACGAGTTGGAAGAGAAACTAAACGGTGAGTACTTCAGGCTAAGTGAAGAGATAAAACTCGGCTCCACAAAGCTTGAAGAGGCCAGAGTGAATTATGAAACCTCTCTGAATGCCATTGAGAGCAACGAACACAAGGTCAAAGTAAAACTGGAAGCTGCTCGTTTAGAGCTGGAGGCCTCAAAGCGCATCACGTTTGACAACATTGATGAGGATGGCTTTCTGGTTATCAAAGCACCGGTGGGTGGTGTAGTGGCC
Proteins encoded in this window:
- the phbB gene encoding acetoacetyl-CoA reductase, coding for MDNKDKKIALVTGGTGGIGTAICQRLAADGMKVIATYSRAEKKDQAEQWRSEQIELGYDVELVCVNVADFNSCELAAADIAKRIGDVDVVVNNAGITRDSVMKKMAVGQWDSVLQTNLNSVFNITKQFLDGMIARQYGRVINISSINAQKGQFGQVNYSAAKAGMHGFTKALAQEVARKGITVNTISPGYIATSMIMAIEESIRDKIEAQIPIGRFGQPEEIARVVSFLADEDAGFITGSNISANGGQHMF
- a CDS encoding FHA domain-containing protein, producing MLLLQFLNIDKPPAKITGGTLSLGHDKSNDIVIDEPGVSDFHAELSIEENRITLSDLLSKNGTYVNGSRISRNKELQPWDRIKLASVEIEISEPEKYRPGDWALKKESDLLNSQHVPLQEETTVGRSPDCDLVILDGLLSRKHAVLTIEGDQLRVLDLDSANGTFINQQKVKSALARPGDEIMFDKISFELLGPSSAELTVEPEESTVFRDDEQDITQLHSTTHSEFSQIPPTSEPNIEGNDETILDDNTSLLEPSDIDQTQLFETDDNSLAEQTVLMAAPSDSNKGNQEDKEDKDDKGDKGDKGDKGDKGDKGDVDKTVLYSQPEETSEYTIKGSTEEHAHNLPPWAWLTIGFLSSLLLGILAYSFLK
- a CDS encoding PP2C family protein-serine/threonine phosphatase; its protein translation is MSRFSFGGGTNVGKKRKQNEDNYKSAPEIGLWVVADGMGGAKGGEVASRIAVQEVVSSIKRNRPLTESILAAHKSIIKAAENNQELTGMGSTIVALKCNDQSSYEVAWVGDSRAYIWDKSLTRLTQDHSYVQQLVNNGELSADASWGHPKSNVIVQALGMVNKEIKVDVRTGQWRQGQKILLCSDGLHGELKDSEIDNIVSRSLPAQDIADLLIDAALSHGGRDNISVLLISYLGTQTAQNPTDDQTIPHDHAPLHDNTSSQTAFAINKRSQKGGDRTGKSEGKKIVRNIVLFASLLLLLVCLFVLLSTT
- a CDS encoding autotransporter outer membrane beta-barrel domain-containing protein; this encodes MNLQTDSQPTDLKRKNSLYHCSAIALLISPNVLATSLGTIDFGNEVQNSMAGAIDVVCPQLGALNSNGQLSGNEQQLFFRCREMVNTSNEITGTPGTGNSLSLTQEELGDAMGQLADEEVGAQGDWATRTSNEQLSNIQTRFSDIHAGASGVSLSGLQLQSGDDEFSFAELNNAPTGGSAGDAFGPWGVFISGVYSTGERDATGRQTGFDIDSLGLTAGIDYRFTNTLVGGVALGYTDAEADFDNNGGSQDVDGYNFTLYGTYYINNLYIDSSLGYGIYDYDSKRSIVYSSNNPAVASVNSTASGSTDGDQINFYVGSGYTINQGSMDYTPYAQLRYLDVEVDGYSETGGASPELNMAVSDQSVDSLQTVIGGKAAYNSSTSWGVFIPYARADWHHEFKNDSRALSFQYVFDPLNTTYTLNTDEPDEDFFTVGLGFTTVYRDGQAYFDVETPVGLDNVDNTIFTFGARLTF
- a CDS encoding pentapeptide repeat-containing protein: MMGKHEELEMILSRHQRWLESEERDGSRADLSGASLDGANLVGKTLSGVDFSGASLVGADLSGARLVHAKFTGADLAGVNLSKADLLLADFTGANLKGANLTDATPNLDTALVRTRRGPRFKDSDLTGANLSGAYCYISDFSGAKLTDCLFNKSYLVRANLSHLDLQHNPFNMAVLSKADLSYANLQHADFTHSVLDHANLSYTTLSQASLKGANLKGANLDNAQVEGIQYDRKGIYRGSRVATCYGSSRFRRFAQDQDFIEEFREAHPVYYGFWLALTDCGRSMTRVVSWSIGFAILFGCIFYSLGESAFDIANQTTLPWSLFTMVYYSVVTFTTLGFGDITPTTPLSAAVVMIEVVVGYLMLGILISILADKVARRS
- a CDS encoding efflux transporter outer membrane subunit, encoding MKTLHLVISELSALRHIFRLGQMSLITLLAACASPYQPEYTQPAVPEKEAWKASIPDSQDVIRPDWWAGFEDAYLNQLVDQAVAGDYDLKLLATRIEIAAAAAGVERANALPKFSPDASKRFQRDPTGDSDTYSLSFSSSWELDVWGRVQKGIESKESEFRATEADWVAGYLKLVADVSSKYFEIRKLDRQIEQQKKSIEQNDKILAIYQFQIAEGLVSKSKVLQQEAEAFSKHKELLEFKRQRDVAENQLATLLGVPSGEFNVPTDVTQNEIVIPAVPVGLPSTLLSRRPDIIAQEYRVLAAYQLLGQAKLEKLPKFSLTADGGVSSNTLSQLLNKWSLGLAPSVSIPIFDKSISANIRSNEAQVKLAEDQYRQTVIKAFEEVETTLVNIASRKEQRNSLLLQVENLEVVNRNTNTQLKEGLVSQLEVFEVERTLLSAKQSVLDVDQQILADTVKLYKALGGGWSETDIR
- a CDS encoding FHA domain-containing protein, with product MNLYLKPVGELDIEDIHIQDHLFAVGRKEPPFSACGDASVAKLSRKHARIFEENGKVYVVDLGSMNGTKLNGHSVSGEPQTLAHGDRVEFAGMAFTVEIEGQTNEPDEAVNDDIAVVLTPENERDGKPILVTDFPFLVSKSEGVFYDNKARFSSVFKYISRRHAYLFLKEGRIFLEDLNSTNGTFKGDTKLEDEPVELISGDSIAFGNGQLRFNVKLVQPDKQLTDSPSLAAVQSEDKDVTSVHEDQGIAPKDDAESASTSGSISKQSSIANQDAQGDISRSQFSDFDVEPGTILVDKASPFLDIFCAEGQQNEPSEDAENAAESHPAEPASGGEKSTFWCRLSIFFFELTSALKGDGSGGAESSRSKSKKEFVIGLLVISGAAVLITILLTRESAERDIQRLIAEGQFQQAATIANQYLEDNPEDQFVIPLAYEALLRSVIPEWQHLLDEGRFDDSERRLEQAIRDNPHNRYGVQALRLLQLVGDYERFFFSRNGQPLTHMYETEEQISSLISTWDADADKYRQIMNRVSASVDQFKKRHTLFYSQLRALRSEHDLYSGPIRALTQKVTTYLDAADAEKLKTEINRFIEKYPDLGGVAELRSDLNSYLLIKAAADKGDPIALKELADHLGFNTPPFKQKVQSLLVNIPTDEFIQQIRQADKLWADGELSQAIERLQALNDKSETQLVSTLIERYQNILTHWKGMGGEGGNYTQSQLIEIYPLLEKQKDVYLWSLLESQFKLIESTIIEQADKHYELARDNWARYLDNGGIWGALRLETDISSTYRTQAKLLSDAYNEVSKGAALLASMDIPKDQPLAAFEDQVKGEAKRQRKWINDLHLVLDQKIRDEKVSQLPQEGGE
- a CDS encoding HlyD family efflux transporter periplasmic adaptor subunit; this translates as MTAPKPTLHSLSHAIEDHSPEGVDILTSEPSRFAIGTIYLLFSLVFVWGIWSFFGRSDVIVTTPGVLSPEATIRRVYAPVKGELVDIYISEGAPVAKDDVLARINARDAVALASKAMEAQLKLSEAEREMKLFPIQKRLLERKVAAIKAKLEIEEEKHKIRVADGLEKLAGSHRKQLAKEESVLKNAAQVRDAAKKNWERFQRLFNSPGGGGISLKQVNEEKSKYRNAQANFEQAAAKLNELEEKLNGEYFRLSEEIKLGSTKLEEARVNYETSLNAIESNEHKVKVKLEAARLELEASKRITFDNIDEDGFLVIKAPVGGVVASIAYTQSGDKVESNRPMADIVPEQSGSVLHIDIPENNRAFIKVGQPVKMKFNAFAFQRYGFISGTLQYIAPSTVISPATKKPVYKGRVSLDRDYYEVDGVKMPLRYGMVAAAEIVTHKRRLIDLALDPFRRLKR